The Xiphias gladius isolate SHS-SW01 ecotype Sanya breed wild chromosome 17, ASM1685928v1, whole genome shotgun sequence genome includes the window CACTGTGAAATAATTTTTCCTGACAACAGTCAACCAGCACAAAAAACCGTTTGGCATCTTCACTCTTTGTGCACTGACATGCTTTGAGAAATGACCAGCAAGTTTTTAACAAATCTCAGGCAATCACTGAATATTAGCTCATCCCAGATAAAACAGTATCAGGTTTTATGTGAATTCTAAATAAATTCTATCTTTTCCATCAGTTGACAGACATGATTCCAGAGCTTTGAGCAAATAGGGCtttgaaaggaaggaaaggtgGAATAAAATTCCTTTGACCTGGCATTCAACCGTAAGTAATCCTGTGTGAACAGTGAACAGTATCTCTTACATTTATACCTATTAATACTTTACACTTTGTGTCTGTGAAAAAATGATCATGAGTACAACATGAACTAAGCTCTTGAACTTGATCCTTTGGTGTTAACCAAACAATGGTTTTGATGATCACTTGTGTTCATCTTAACTTCTGAATCATACTTCTGCATCATTATAAattatgaattcattttaataGCTTATAGGTTTCATCCGTCTTCATCAAAAACATTCtacagtttcttttcatttctacCTTGCTGTCAAATAGGGGAAGACACTGTGCTGTACTTCATACCATTCCAAGTTGCACAATACCTTCTAGTGTTGATGCTATGGCTCTAATGCTGTGTCCATCTCACACTACTGTATACTCTATAcaccatttattattttatagtttACTTTTCTGGTTgttagtaaaaaaataaagtaatgtaGTCTACCATTTTGTAATAACAgtgattaaaatttatttatgtatgtgatACATGTTTTCATACTGGCAAACACACCTCAGCTTTAAAAagctactgtacatactgtaatttgCAGACTTAATAGCGAGAAGCCAAAATGGTTTTTGATGTCATCTCattgtgttaaatgtttaatattcCAATTGTGAGCTACctcaacatttaatttcacGCATTGCCCTTTGAGACAGTAGTTTTCAATCAACACCacattcagaaaatatatttactaCACATACTTATATACATAGTTATATTTGTTTGTACTTCTGTGTGCAACTCCCTGTGTGAACTCACGACACGTGACACACACTGTTGCATTCAGTATGTGTGGTATTTGGTAGATAAAGGTGCCAAGGGTGCACTGGACTAGACTGTGTTCTCAGGGACCACTGAGTTCATTTGGGAAAATTCAAGTCAAACCCCGACTAAAGATGTCTAGATAATACAAAACTGCAGACTACCAAAGGTTACTTTCAAATATTACTCTTTTaaacttggggaaaaaaaagtttcttttaaagaaactgTTACAAGAATCTTGCTCCCTTTGATGAAACCTCTATGTCCAACTTTTGAACAATACTGGATCAAAGGATCATTGGACAGCTAGATATGAACAGAAACTAAAATCAATGAAGACAATCACTTAAATCCCACTGAATAATGAAACTGCTTTCTTCAAGAAATTCAGCAACACAACACTGAGGGCTGAATACTTTCATTCATGCTTGCTAACTTTTGTTGCTGCCGCCGCCATTTTCTATAATCTTGCGCTTCTTCTCCTCCGTTGATGCTTTGAAGATGTTGGCTCTGTAGTACTGCAGCTCTTTAATGCTCTCCCGTATATCATCCAAGGCTCTGAAGGAGAAAACCACAGTTTTAGCTGTATTTCCTTGTATAATGCATATTCCTCTGAACCTCAAAAGTGACTACAGACCAAACTTAAAGaatatttttgcttaatttcaACTTGGATCTCATTTTTGTAGGTTTTGCTATCAGTTCTGTTGATTAACAATGTACTTACCCAGTTAATTACTGAGCATGGAAATTTCACTAAAAATAAGTCTGATGAGGCAAGAAACATGACCAGACAGgtttaaacaaatattattttaatttatttttaatagaaaacaaagctgaactGTAacattattacccaaactgtccaTTGTAAACATCTATCATAGTGTACACAACCTGCTTCTGCTTTGACCTCCTGTGCTTATTCTAGTTGTGGACAGTTTTGTCTGACTGCCTGTGTTTTGCCCTGTCTGACTTTGTTGTAGTGGTGTCACCACGTACAAAGATCTCAGCAGTTACTTTGGTGACCATTGCTGGGAAAGTTACTCAAAAACTGCAATCAATTAGTCATTACTCAATGAGAAAAAGTAACTACATTACTAACTACTACAATGTGTAACATTGCTCGTTATTCGGCTGTCAACTCCATTAAAGGTGCCTTTACACAACTCCAAATCCTCCACACTCACATGCTGCATCTTTTATATTTAGCATCtgcagaaacataaaacaagagACTGCAGTTTAACAAGCAGGCAGACCTGCAATATGGAGGTATACTGACCATCCTACAGCTAGCTTAGCCTCGGTGACTACACACAGCTCTCCAGAAGTCCTGACCTCATAAGCCATTTACACACACCCCAActttaaataaaagagagaTGACTCCTTAATGTACGCTTACCTGTGTCTAACATTTACCAAATCAGCCTGGTTTCAGTGACTGTTTAGACGGTGAGAAGGACATTGCATGAAGTGACCTCTATGGACAGCATCCAAAAGCAGAACCCTTACCCAAAAACTGCAAGAtgaaactttgccaaagaacatgaaaagaggcCTGAATGCTGGCAGAACATTCctcaaataaatttgtttggatcagatggggtccagcatgtttggcatggacctggccaggactacCACATTGACTGCATCGTGCCgactgtgaaacatggaggtgaGAATTTCCTGATATTGGActgcatgagtgcaaaaggtGTAGAGAAGATAACATTTATAGATGGCATTTTGAATAGAAGTTTGTATACCCATATACCGAAATAAAAGAGGACTCTGAGCCTCAAGAAGCTTGATGGAAGGAttttttcaacatgacaatgaaaaTTCTGACCTGGCAAAGTGTTTCCCCTGACTTGAATGCAATAGAACACCTATATAGTATATTAAAGCAGAAGGTGGCGCAACAAAaaccctccagcaaagagcagctaaaataaataatctgtgaagaatggcagaacatcCACAGATTTTTGCAAGACTGCTATCATCCATGCTTAGGAggatcaaatctgtcatcaaaaactaactatttaaaaaaataaataaaagaatggacCCTCACTAATGAAGGGTACAGTGACTCTTGCTGCAGTTGGTTCTTAGATAAAAACCTTTCATTATGctttaattagtcaaacatttctgttttttcaaatgaactggcttcattcattttgggctttggctaaaaacaaaaaaaaaatgtattaaattaacAAGATGTGTaaattacttaacatttttgtgatattgaccaggggtgtactcagttttgctgtattttgtaTGTACATGTAAACGCACTGCGGGACAACTCTTGACCTGTTTACAAAGCCTATCGAGTCACGTAAGCCCTAATGAGTTATTGAAGTTCGGAGACTTTACAAGAGTAGTACCCAAATTTTTGCATATGCCacaattagtttatttttatttatctatttattttttaatttcatgaaataaaaaagtaacagtATTATAATATTTGAGGaaagattaattttttaaaaaaagtctttttgctccaggggttgtatttacttcttttcactccaaaaatcaaaacaatatgtaatttgcccaagAGAGGCCAAACTTTCGCATACAACTGTACAAcggtgtttttcttattgtttacCTGTGGGTGGCTTTCTTGTGAGGTACCATCTTGTATTCCTCTGGAAACCATCGTCTGAAAGTTtgtacagaacaaaaacaaacccaaattAATCTCCTTGTGCATTAAACTTATCATATATAGTCACACTGAGAATGCTCTActatttttgatttcttttgatGTACTAACAAGTAGAACCTCTCTAATCACGGATTTACAAAACCTGCTCAGCAATGCATTATTAAAACTGGGCCTTTGACATACTAAAAGGTGATTGGCCGAGAAGATTATCAGTGCGGCTTGAGTAACAAGGCCTTAATGAGATGAGTAAGGAAACTACCCATTAGACATGctaaataggaaaaaaaaaaaaaaaaaatagaaaaaatataatgtgtttatACAGTGTGAAATGTTTCCATATCATGGAACAGAGGACAGGTGAGGGAGAAATGTGAGCAATTattcaaatacttttttagAGCTTTTGATAAAATCTTGTCTGAACAAAACAGGGCACTCACTGAACAAGGCATCATTACAAAGAATGTCAAAGCTTTGCACAACAGTACACCAACTCTCAGAcactccacagacacacaaacactggccTGCAAAGCTCCTTGATGGTGCTAACGTCAATGATTCTGTAATGAAGGTGGTACATAAACTGTGGCATGTGCTTGTCCAGGAACCTTTTGTCCGCATGCACAGAGTTACCTGCAGGAAGAGAAAGCATAAGACATGACTGCAGGAGCCAAAGCATTTGAATAATCTCACAGATCTGCTGCTGGTGCTAAAAAGTAACTCACCAGCAAGGGGACATTGCCCGGGTGGGGTGTGCTGTCTGACAAAGGACAGAAACTCATACTCTGCTTGTTCCAGGGTGATTTTACTGTCCCGTACAGCCTGGGTCAGTCCTGACTGAGACACAATTACACTGGCTATTTAGATACCATAACACTTAACACACGCCTTCTCTTACacacttcttttctttaattagtAGACATAACTATTCTGTGAGGTGACAGAACATAAAACAATGGGTAACCTGACAAGTTTGGCATGACAGGGCAAAGCATGTGCTGAGTACATACAGTGGCAACAGCAAAAAAGAGATTAGGGTTGAGTATGAATTGAAACTGACATGAACAATTTACTTTAGTTCTTGTATTCATGTGGGGTGTGTTTATTAGAAAAGGAGCAAAGCAGTCTGCTATGTAGGGttaaaagtgtgtttaaatctgtgtgtgtacgcaaGTGTAGAGGAGCAGTAAGGGAGAGTGGTTAAAAAACAAGGTGGgatagaaattaaaataatgaaagactaacacacacagtagataGGAAATAAAGAAAGTTCTTGTTGATCACAAAgctaaaaacattcaaaagctATAAACTTCAAAAACTAGATGTGAAAttgataatgaataaataacgAATAAATAACTATAACATAAAAAtcttatctaatgatatagttactctagatggcactgccctggcctccagcaccactgttaggaatctaGAAGTTATCTTTAATCAGGATATATCCTTTAacccccacataaaacaaacttcaagggcTGCCTGTTTTCACCTACGTAACTTTCTAAAGTCAGGCACACCTGTCTCaagaagatgcagaaaaactagtccattcttttttttttttttttcttctaggcTGCATTATTGAAACTCTtcattatcaggctgtcccaacaaatctttcaCTACTCTCCAGgtgatccagaatgctgcagcacgagtatTGACAGGAACTAGAAAAAGAGATAATATTTCTtcttagcttctctgcattggctccctatAAAATTCagattagaatttaaaatcctcctcctcaactacaaagcccttaatggtcaggaaccGTCATATCTGAAAGAGTTTGTAGTACCATATTACAACACTAGAACACTGTGCccccagaacgcaggcttgcttgtggttcctagagtctccaaaagcagaatgggaggcagagccctcagttatcaggctcctctaatgtggaaccatcttccaatttgtgtccaggaggcagacaccctcccCACATTtcagagtaggcttaaaaccttcctttttgattaagcttacagttagggctggctcagggtTGGgttgaaccatcccctagttatgctgctataggcctagactgccgggggacttcccatgatgctccgagctcctgtctcctcctcttcatctgtatgcattcatatggcatccatgctcgttactaacttgacttcttctctctccaatAGTTTTGTgctctctcgtctctctcctctctcctcctgttgctttctgcaggtatttctatCCCTGCTGCTAGAGTGTCTGGATCTGTGAcagcaaaccacctactgcccccatgatcctgctcaacacccaccgCTTCAAATATTACGATtttcattactattattatatttaagtttattagtattattagtcaccctaatattataattatttttattattagtttcattattgttatacatctttatgttatagCTATACtgtgatttggcgctatataaataaaagtgaattgaaattgaatatCTCAAGAAATAAATCTAGAAGGATTTGCAATCTAAAATATACgcaaggtttaaaaaaatttagGAATTGATAACTGGATAGCAGATGGACTTAAAGTACAGTAAGGACTTGCTCTAACAATTAATTTTATAGGTAGGTGGACAGAAATGAGAATTCAACGGCTAAGATATGCTCAGGTGGGTTCAATATGCTAACTGATATCCTTGATTTGTtggtcacaaaaaataaatcagattctTCTGTGTTATTCAGATCATCTTTGAACATTCATTGTTCAGGCTGTTTTGTATCTCACTGTCAGGCTGTGAAACcaccaaataaaagaaaaaagtaaaagactCCTTGGCCCCTCCCAGGCCAGCTGGCTGTTGGAGGTCACACTACATGCACCATCCTGAGCATCCTTTTTTGTGTACTATATGAGaaggaacagaagaaaaaaataaaaacaataacaaaaaaaacaaaaacaaaaaaaaaacagagccaaacaatgtgtgtgtacattattAAGTACATAGTTATTATAACGGTTgcaaaaaatattgtgtttggGGAGCCTAATATGCAAGTGATGCGCGGGGAATACGGAAGCCCAAAATGAGGGACAGTTTTTCAGTGATTTACTTCAAAAGTTTTGCAAAGACTGTGTAGATGTAAACATCTATGATGATGAGTGAGCAGTGACTTGAATCttgatttgttgcattttttaagGATGAGGTGTATTCTATTAATTTACCTTGATAATTAGTTGGAGATTAAGTTTATTTGTTCAGATTCTCTTGCGGGAGTCTATATCTAGTGATATGGATAaatctttctcccttttttaatAGGGAAAGATATTGTCAGATCAGTGTTGGTAAGATTGTAAAATATAGACATGTTGTTGTGAACTATTTCTTCTGGTAGTACGAATGGTTGACCTTATGTCTAATGACTGATTTGAGTTGTAGGTATTGGAAAAAAGAGTAATGGCCTATTGTGTACTTGTGAACCCTTTCTTTTAAAGTCATGAAAGCTGAATTTTGCAGTGTGTTGTAACCGTGATACCTTTGCCTTTCTAAGTAGACATACGGAAATTCCATGGTTTAGACCTGTAGCTATAGTAATATTTTTGAAGCACAGATGGCGTTTTATGGAGGTGCTGATAAATGGCATTCCTTGTCTTGGTTTCATACCTTTTTTGGAGAGGTTTGGATACATTTCAGACACTTTTTTGGATACATATGTATCTACCCCTCCATGTTCTATACCAAATTATAATTCCCtaattttgtggtttttagtaCTTGTATGCCATTAGCTACAAGAGATTATATGTTaaagaaactaaataaaacattatttcttgaaatattaaaaagacattttcagccattttggaGGTTTTGGATTTGGCACAGAAAAAGAAGTCCTAGGTAAGCTGCTAACTAATTGCCTTGTATAACCTTAGTACTTTTACATATTAACTTGAAATCTGATACATTTatggaaaatttaaattgtaaatgattgattttatgtgctgtctcttttctcttcttgtcaGATGGCATACAAGATTATTTTCACCCTATTACTGTTTATGCGGTTTTCCCGTGTAATGTTAGTGAGTTATTGTAGAATCTTTTATGTCAGTCCCATTCTCTCCTTGAAAACCTGCTGAGTCCGATTCCTTCCCCAGTAAAACACTTAAACGCCATATCTACTTCCTTGCCAAGAGTGGTGAGATAAGAAATTCAActcaataccactctcatgtctgtacgttAAAAGTTCCCTGTAGAGGTTTCTTGTAAAcgaacaaaagttatgtttacattcaccGTTAACTCACCAAAATACACTGTTTGTATCCTTGAACTCTGACAAATATGTTAGATGAATATCCTTccttataaaacatttgcaaagccgaATTTTTGAGAATTTTAAATCCAGTACCGTTTACATCCATTTTTACTTACTGACAGTCTTCTTCTCTGCCGTTGCTGGTATGAATGTGTATTGCGTCACCCGATAGCACGCATGTATGTCCTCGTGCATGTGCACAAGATAAATAAAACGGGGAAGACCCTCATAGAAGAACTGCTCTACTACTAGTAAAGGTTGAAAACGAGGTGATGAGATGATTAGCTCAGCTTACACCTTCCAAAATGTCTAAAACTAATTAATCAACACTTTGTATCCTGGTTGTTTAATCCatagacaaacaaaaatttcaaaatgtggATCAGTGGATTTACCGGGGGTTATGTGCTGGGACTATTGATTAGAAAACTGAGATCTGTTGCTTTACAATTCTGAAAAGATTAAGTTCAGAAGCAGTGTGTTAAAGTTAGTTTCTTGCTCCACCGTGTGGCCAAAAACACCCTTTCCAAAGTATTTATATTTGATATGGAGAAAAGTAAATGATCTATATTCATATAGGACACCATATCCACCAAATATCTGTATTTCAGTTAACACAAATATTTGGAGGTTAAACTACTCAAAtatgatcaaaataaaaaattcccCATGGGTAGAGCCCACtacacaatcactgtagtttCACCCatagaaagaatgaaaataaatttgaagcctaaaaaagacactttaaatTGCAGTTACAGTGAGTTGGTTTGTTTGGgttaatcaaagaaaaaaaagaaaaaagaaaaaaaacattcgcACTAGTTGCGGCGTAGACTGGCTACACATTTTAACAATACCAATCAGCCAACTGATAGATTGTAATGACATGACAGATTCTCACATCATGATACTGTGGTTCAGTAGTCACATGCCTAAATGAGTGTTAACTTGCATTTTACTGAAATCTGTCACAATGAAAACTCAAACATGTGGTATTTGTTttaagaagaaaacaacattcaCAGTCCCACAAAATAAAGAATCCCTTGTTATCAGTTAGCAATATCGGCTGCCCTAGTTGGGATTGTTAGCACTGTGCATTAGCCCTGCAATAGACTGGCAACCTGAACATGGTTTTCTTTGCATTCTACTCATTGAATTGAATGAGCTACCCTGCAGCCCCCCGAGACTCTAGACATGAGTAAGCTGGTATGGATGATGGATGGGTGCGTGGATGAACAGACAAGTCCTTGGAACTGTGATAGAAAAGTGTGTTGCACTACACTTTGTTGTCGAAATCCGTGTTTACTGTCAGTTGTTTGACATCACTGACTGGAGTGTGGCCAAAATCGCAAAATGGTTGAAATCTGCAACTCATAGAGAGCTGtgcaaaaatcattttctgcCTTATGTGATTTTCTATCAATTTATCTTCAAGCCCCTGACTATATAGATTCCTTACCTTTCCATGATGCTCTTTACACCAATCTGACATCCCTTCCAGCAATTCGTCTGGCTGGTTGATTATTAAGTTGGGCCCCTGCCAACAGAGGACTCATGAGTTTAAGTCACAAGACAGATAGAACACAAGAGGTAGTCCAGTGGTGTTTAGGTTTATATTACCTCAGCCAAAATGTTCAGGTCAGAGTCTGTGATGATGCATGCCATTTCAATGATCTGGTCCTTCTCAATGTTGAGACCtgtcatctaaaaaaaaaaaaaaaaaaaaaaaaaaaaacagagatttaGTTCTCTAACAAAGGCCCACATGTGCCATTTTTGCATGCAGGCAGCATATATTATCCAGTAACCACCATGCCAGACTGTGCCATTCAGACAATTTGATGAACAAGCATgagtaacaaacaaacaaaaattaaacaggtAGCAGATTCCGTATGGGTGCCATTCAAACCAACCATAAATTGATCTCACACATTACTGTTTCATCTAATGTGAAATTTTTTGACACTGTAGTTGACTGTTGGGGTAGGAGTGAAATAAATGCTGGTTAATGGACCACATGTGTGATGTCTAAAAGCACCAAATtaaaaggcaactggacttacTGTCTTTATCGTAAAATCCAActaaatcaaatttatttatccCTTTCTGCAGTCTAAAAtaatgttgatgtgtttttaaatgtattgttaatagttttgtattattaaatggaagaaaatggtCTTTAGggaaatttcagaaacactcctTTCTGGAGGTGACAGGAAGGACAGCAGCTGGCAGGCCACCAGAGTTACTGAAAAGCAAAGCAGTTCTTTTTCAGTGACCCATATCACCAgaatcagttaattaaaaaaagatttgttcacCAAGTAGTTCAATGCTTTACCGGAGCTCCGACTGCTTAGTCCCACTCactgaacagaaacacagctgAACAGTGTATATTCCTCAGTATCCCTGCATCCAGAACCGGAAGTGCTGTCACTTTGACAAACATGCCAAACTCTGTTTAtaatttttgatatttaaaagttTCCTGACTGAATATTGAAGATGAATGCcggtttttaagttttaagttttttaagagttttaagtctttttaatTGCACTGTACGGTACCACAATAAGGATTTGTAGTACATTCAGTGAAAGAATCACTGAACATGCACCGTTCCCTTGCAGGGAATAGATCTGAGACAGTCTAAGGAGCCGCTGACTATCCCTCAGGACTCACATTCACTGTGTAGTATGTTCAGTGAACAAATCAGTAAACATGAGTGTATCCCTGTGAGAATGACTTAAATCAGTCACTCAGGGAGTGA containing:
- the smfn gene encoding small fragment nuclease; its protein translation is CDEIVFTTVQIESRPRMPVCLRTSAWALTPWIFLCRKRRFVLWSTKAAYHSNYIRVLLEDLPVSRLINLLTGQATGPGIISRFGSSFDAQVSRRFSMSSTAMSQRMVWVDLEMTGLNIEKDQIIEMACIITDSDLNILAEGPNLIINQPDELLEGMSDWCKEHHGKSGLTQAVRDSKITLEQAEYEFLSFVRQHTPPGQCPLAGNSVHADKRFLDKHMPQFMYHLHYRIIDVSTIKELCRRWFPEEYKMVPHKKATHRALDDIRESIKELQYYRANIFKASTEEKKRKIIENGGGSNKS